Genomic DNA from Deinococcus aetherius:
CCGACTCAGGCTTCTTCGACATGATCGGGTACTGGGCCAGACGGCGGCGCAGGGTGATGATGTTCACCCCGTTCAGCCTCAACACGATGCGTCTGCCCCTGCTCGACAGCATCGAGGACTACGCCAGCGCCCTGAGGATGGCGACCACCATCATGCCACCGCCGGAGTACGGCCAGGAGCCCGGCAAGCACTACCGGGACCGGGACCGGGGGGTGCTCGCCGCCTTCCTGCTGTACCTCGCCAGGAGCGACACGCCCAACTTCCGTGAGCTGCTGCGCATGGCGCAGTTCACGCCGAATGAACTCAAGAAGTGGTTCGAGGACCAGGCCGCCTTCGACGAGAACAGCGAGGTGGTCCTCAACCTCAAGGGCATCTTCGCGCAGGGGAACCAGGAGGTCGCCTCGGTCCTGCAGGGCATCAAGAACGCACTGCGCATCTTCTACAACCCGATGGTGGCGCGGGCGACCGAGAGCCTTGTGGGCGAGAACATCGACGTGCGCGCAGCCTTTCGCGAGCCCACCCTGCTCTACATCGGCATCCAACAGGAGTACATGATGGAGGGCGACGGCGTGGTGCTCCTCCAGCTCGTCAAGCGCTACATCGACCGTGAACTCCAGCGCGAGGCGGCGGCTCAGGGAGGCGTCCTCAAGAGGCACGCCGCGTACGTCCTCGACGAGTTCCCTTCCTTCGGACAACTGCCGTACATGATGCGCTCGCTCGGCGTGCTGCGTTCCTACAACGTGTCGCACCACATCGGGGTGCAGAACCTCGCCCAGCTCGCCGTGGTCTACGGCGACAACTACAGCAAGGCCCTGACCACCAACGTGATCGGCCGCAAGATCTTTTTCCCGCTCGCGGTGGACGACGAGGAGCGCGAGCTCTTCTCGCAGTACGTCGGCAAGACCACGGTGTACGACATCAGCGAGGGCGATACCCGTCGCCGCTTCCTGGGCACCTCCCTGGACGAGACCACCCGTCAGAGCATCGGGCTGCGCAAGGTCGCGGTGCCGCTGCTCGCCCCCGAGGAGTTCCCCCACTTCCGACCGATGGAGGCCGTCATCAAGGTCCGCGGAGCCAACCCCATTCGCACCTTCATGCCCGCCATCGAGGATCCCTTCCTCGACGGGCCGGACATCCCACGGGGCATCCCGAACCGGCTGCACGAACTCTACCGGCAGGTCAACCCTGAGCGTGAGAACATGGCCCACGTCACCCAGCAGATCATCCGCTCCGGGGTGCTCGGCGCGGCCACCACTCCGGAGGAGGACTTCATCGCCCAGCAGCACGAACGCTTCCGGACCTGGGTGACCGGGGTGCTGGAGAGCGGCGCCCGGGTCCGCTTCAGCGCGAGTGACCGCGAGCGACTGTACGTCCGCACCGCGGACCTGCCGGAGGCCCTGAAGGAGGGACGCACCCTGCAGGGCTTCTCCTCCCGCGGCTGGACCGGCAGGGCGGATTCCGACGAACTGCGCCTCAAGCCCGAGGGGCTGGCGTTATTGAACCGCGACCTGCGCCTGCGGCTGAACAAGCAGGCCACCTTCGGCGCCCTCGACCTGTGGCTGGAGCAGAACGGGCCGATGGTCGAAGGTCACCCGGCCCGCGAGGCGCTGGGGCCGGACGAACGCCCGGAGGTCCAGGCGATCCTGGAGGGTGAGCGGGTGTACCTGCGCTTCCTCCCGTGCCGCGACCTGTTCGGGGCAGCGCCGGAAGTGCTCGGCAAACGCATCGGCAAGAGTCAGTACATCCTGATCGACCGCCAGGACCCCTCGGGCTTCTGGAACGCGCTGCAAGACGCCCGGGTGAAGGACCACGAGCAGGACGCGGCCCCCGCCGCAGCGGAAGACACTCGCCCTGCACCACGGCAGGCTGCGAGGAAGCGGCCCACCAGCAAGCCCTGGACGAGAGACGAGGAGGAAGCTCGCCATCAGGAAAGCGCCCAGGAAGCGGACCCGCAGGAGACCCGGGGTTCCGAGGCTG
This window encodes:
- a CDS encoding type IV secretory system conjugative DNA transfer family protein, whose translation is MSHASAPAGTVQQSQGVRTFPVGWLLLFLATLLVPGYFAVHTAGQVSQVMVAKGWPAALHSQTFLLDCTLSQACNAAFQQGFARLFPLWSLASPVVGLVIYGLKARPRTYATKDPGLAWWAQADDQGLNQYRTHDPTRPENKLLGYLGHLLSVGREGKIEYRKTFPLYVRMAALAENVLVLGGVGAGKTRGYFRPLIMLAAHLGFTVIVFDLKYPQPDSGFFDMIGYWARRRRRVMMFTPFSLNTMRLPLLDSIEDYASALRMATTIMPPPEYGQEPGKHYRDRDRGVLAAFLLYLARSDTPNFRELLRMAQFTPNELKKWFEDQAAFDENSEVVLNLKGIFAQGNQEVASVLQGIKNALRIFYNPMVARATESLVGENIDVRAAFREPTLLYIGIQQEYMMEGDGVVLLQLVKRYIDRELQREAAAQGGVLKRHAAYVLDEFPSFGQLPYMMRSLGVLRSYNVSHHIGVQNLAQLAVVYGDNYSKALTTNVIGRKIFFPLAVDDEERELFSQYVGKTTVYDISEGDTRRRFLGTSLDETTRQSIGLRKVAVPLLAPEEFPHFRPMEAVIKVRGANPIRTFMPAIEDPFLDGPDIPRGIPNRLHELYRQVNPERENMAHVTQQIIRSGVLGAATTPEEDFIAQQHERFRTWVTGVLESGARVRFSASDRERLYVRTADLPEALKEGRTLQGFSSRGWTGRADSDELRLKPEGLALLNRDLRLRLNKQATFGALDLWLEQNGPMVEGHPAREALGPDERPEVQAILEGERVYLRFLPCRDLFGAAPEVLGKRIGKSQYILIDRQDPSGFWNALQDARVKDHEQDAAPAAAEDTRPAPRQAARKRPTSKPWTRDEEEARHQESAQEADPQETRGSEAEGRRPGPRKTTKKRLAGRTWTNEDEETRGQEGEQEADRFPHETLGTEDEDGPPLWQTLEKHRAPKEP